The following proteins come from a genomic window of Musa acuminata AAA Group cultivar baxijiao chromosome BXJ1-7, Cavendish_Baxijiao_AAA, whole genome shotgun sequence:
- the LOC103992571 gene encoding zinc finger protein BALDIBIS has product MVSDEIPNPNFSPYPSPNPNPSNDRDPLIDRRPKRKRNLPGTPDPEAEVIALSPGTLLAASSFVCEVCGKEFRRDQNLQIHRRGHNLPWNFAAKKASSDEAAARARRRVYVCPEASCVYHDPSRALGDLTGIKKHYSRKHGEKKWECERCPKKYAVRADWKAHTKICGTREYECHCGTLFARKDSLLAHQAACEATATTTTTAEEREASTVNGELLFPSLWGRSTERAGNKGG; this is encoded by the exons ATGGTGTCGGACGAGATCCCGAACCCTAATTTTAGTCCATATCCGAGCCCTAACCCTAACCCCAGCAACGATCGAGATCCTCTCATCGATCGGAGGCCTAAGCGAAAGAGGAATCTTCCGGGAACCCCAG ATCCGGAGGCGGAGGTGATCGCGCTGTCGCCGGGGACGCTGCTGGCAGCGAGCAGCTTCGTCTGCGAGGTCTGCGGCAAGGAGTTCCGGCGGGATCAGAACCTCCAGATACACCGCCGCGGGCACAACCTTCCGTGGAACTTCGCGGCGAAGAAGGCGTCGTCAGACGAGGCGGCGGCGAGGGCGAGGCGGCGGGTGTACGTGTGCCCGGAGGCGAGCTGCGTGTACCACGACCCGTCCCGGGCGCTCGGGGACCTCACGGGGATCAAGAAGCACTACAGCCGGAAGCACGGGGAGAAGAAGTGGGAGTGCGAGCGGTGCCCCAAGAAGTACGCCGTCCGGGCGGACTGGAAAGCGCACACCAAGATCTGCGGCACCCGGGAGTACGAGTGCCACTGCGGCACCCTCTTCGCCAG GAAGGACAGCTTGTTGGCCCACCAAGCGGCGTGCGAggcgacggcgacgacgacgacaacgGCGGAGGAGAGAGAGGCGAGCACTGTGAATGGGGAGCTGTTGTTTCCGAGCTTGTGGGGGCGATCGACGGAGCGAGCGGGGAACAAAGGCGGCTGA
- the LOC135679385 gene encoding V-type proton ATPase subunit a1-like isoform X2 encodes MKLFDDLPSMDHLRSEDMSLVQVIIPVESAHRAVSYLGELGLLQLKDLNEDKSPFQRTFVNQVKRCGEMSRKLRFFGDQISKAGITASPCPASQQVIDLEELEVRLSEHEAELLEMNANSEKLRQTYNELLEFKLVLLKAGGFLVAAQNHAVPAETELVESIYSKKDDESLFLLEQSVQPEPSSKAGLRFISGIICKSKELTFERMLFRATRGNMFFNQAPAGEQVMDPVSGEMVEKTVFVVFFSGEQAKNKILKICQAFGASCYPVPEENSKQMQLTREVSLRLSDLEATLDAGNRHRNKALASIASQLWNWIIMVKKEKGVYDTLNMLNFDVTKKCLVGEGWCPTFAKPQIKEALEHASIHSNSQVGIIFHDMDSFESPPTYFRTNWFTHAFQEIVDAYGVARYQEANPAVYSVITFPFLFAVMFGDWGHGLCLLLGSLILILREKKLGSQKLGSFMEMAFGGRYVVLLMALFSIYCGLIYNEFFSVPFQIFGKSAYKCRDSSCSDAHTAGLIKYRDPYPFGVDPRWRGSRSELPFLNSLKMKMSILLGVSQMNLGIILSYFDAKFHGSSLDVRYQFMPQMIFLNSLFGYLALLIVIKWCTGSQADLYHVMIYMFLNPTGDLGENKLFWGQKELQILLLLMAIVAVPWMLFPKPFILRKLHTELLQCAWCLG; translated from the exons ATGAAGTTGTTCGACGATTTGCCGTCGATGGATCACCTTCGATCCGAGGACATGAGCCTCGTGCAGGTCATAATCCCCGTCGAGTCCGCCCACCGCGCCGTTTCTTACCTCGGCGAGCTCGGTCTTCTCCAACTCAAAGAT TTAAATGAAGATAAGAGTCCTTTTCAACGAACATTTGTCAACCAG GTGAAGCGATGTGGGGAAATGTCACGCAAGTTAAGATTTTTCGGCGACCAGATTAGTAAGGCTGGTATTACAGCTTCTCCTTGTCCTGCTTCACAACAAGTTATTGACTTGGAAGAGCTAGAG GTGCGATTGAGCGAACATGAGGCTGAACTTCTAGAAATGAATGCAAATAGTGAGAAATTACGGCAAACATACAATGAGCTCCTTGAATTTAAGTTGGTGTTATTAAAG GCAGGTGGGTTTCTTGTtgcagctcaaaatcatgcagttCCAGCTGAGACAGAGTTAGTTGAAAGTATATACTCCAAGAAAGATGATGAGAGCCTATTTTTGCTTGAACAG TCTGTGCAGCCCGAGCCTTCAAGTAAAGCTGGCTTGAGATTCATCAGTGGGATTATATGTAAGTCAAAGGAGTTGACATTTGAGAGGATGCTTTTCCGAGCTACTAGGGGCAATATGTTCTTCAATCAGGCACCTGCCGGGGAACAGGTTATGGATCCAGTGTCTGGTGAAATG GTAGAAAAGACAGTCTTTGTAGTTTTCTTTTCAGGGGAGCAGGCTAAAAATAAAATACTGAAAATTTGTCAAGCATTTGGAGCAAGTTGCTATCCTGTGCCGGAAGAGAATAGTAAACAGATGCAACTGACTCGTGAG GTTTCATTGCGTTTGTCTGACTTAGAAGCAACACTGGATGCTGGAAACCGTCATAGAAATAAGGCCTTAGCTTCAATTGCTTCTCAACTGTGGAATTGGATAATCATG GTGAAAAAAGAGAAAGGTGTGTATGACACATTGAATATGCTCAACTTTGACGTTACAAAAAAATGCCTTGTTGGAGAAGGATGGTGTCCAACATTTGCTAAACCTCAG aTCAAGGAGGCTTTGGAACATGCATCAATTCATAGCAATTCTCAAGTGGGGATAATATTTCATGACATGGATTCTTTTGAATCTCCCCCGACATATTTCAGAACAAATTGGTTCACACATGCATTTCAGGAAATTGTTGACGCATATGG TGTTGCTAGATACCAAGAAGCAAATCCTGCTGTATACTCTGTCATAACCTTCCCATTTCTTTTTGCTGTAATGTTTGGTGACTGGGGCCATGGGTTATGCTTGTTGCTGGGATCACTGATTCTTATCCTTCGTGAGAAAAAGCTGGGATCTCAG aAACTTGGTAGCTTTATGGAGATGGCATTTGGCGGGCGTTATGTAGTACTTCTGATGGCACTTTTTTCAATATATTGTGGACTGATATACAATGAATTTTTCTCTGTTCCTTTCCAGATCTTTGGCAAATCTGCTTATAAATGCCGGGATAGCAGTTGCAG TGATGCACATACTGCTGGCCTTATTAAGTATCGTGATCCATATCCATTTGGCGTGGATCCAAGATGGCGCGGGAGTCGATCTGAATTGCCCTTTCTGAACTCCCTCAAAATGAAGATGTCAATATTATTAGGTGTGTCCCAGATGAACTTAGGCATCATACTGAGTTACTTTGATGCAAAGTTTCATGGAAGCTCCCTTGATGTACG GTATCAGTTTATGCCACAGATGATCTTTCTCAACAGCCTCTTTGGTTATCTCGCACTCCTTATTGTCATCAAATGGTGCACAGGATCTCAAGCTGATTTGTATCATGTTATGATTTATATGTTCCTTAACCCAACCGGGGATCTTGGAGAAAATAAGTTGTTTTGGGGTCAGAAAGAATTGCAG atattgttatTGCTTATGGCTATCGTAGCAGTTCCTTGGATGCTCTTTCCAAAACCATTCATCTTGAGAAAGCTTCATACAGAG CTATTACAGTGTGCATGGTGTCTTGGGTAG
- the LOC103992570 gene encoding protein transport protein Sec61 subunit beta yields the protein MARGSSQSQTASSAGGGARPATVGPRGTPAAAAGMRRRRLGGGGSAGGFGGGGGGGGGGSNMLRFYTDDVPGLKMTPTVVLVMSLCFIGFVTALHVFGKLYRYRSSGGS from the coding sequence ATGGCGAGGGGAAGCTCGCAGTCGCAGACGGCGTCGTCGGCGGGGGGTGGGGCGCGGCCGGCCACGGTGGGGCCTCGTGGGACgcccgcggcggcggcggggatGCGGAGGCGGAGGCTGGGTGGCGGCGGCTCCGCCGGGGGgttcggaggcggaggcggaggcggcggcggggggAGCAACATGTTGCGCTTCTACACCGACGACGTCCCCGGGCTCAAGATGACGCCCACGGTCGTCTTGGTGATGAGCCTCTGCTTCATCGGCTTCGTCACCGCCCTCCACGTCTTCGGCAAGCTCTACCGCTACCGCTCCTCCGGCGGCTCTTGA
- the LOC135585051 gene encoding protein IQ-DOMAIN 3-like, with product MGRKGKWFSVVKSVLIPNCCQGDHGKSKHSDPLPTKEVEITAHDAAQPLPLAPIEGDKLTEKGDEQSKHAYSVVALASAVAAEAAAVAAQAAAEVVCLTTSTTRLVGEPREEVAAIKIQTAFRGYLARRELRILRGLFRLKRLVDGNAVRSQTYNTLHCMQKMARVQTQIRARRIRMTEENQALQRHLQRKYEKELEKVKIEEEWDDSLRSKEKIEANLVNRQEAAVRRERALAYAFSHQWKSSSRSLTPAFTDPRNPQWGWSWLERWMAARPWENHRITETNDHDSIRSATFSLIGQTMKRRDTSLERTPSAIRKSSRPPSRQSPMTPQSKPRSRKISLSPRGGRRLVDEDARSMVSFQSERPRRHSIAGSSARDDESLVSSQSIPSYMASTESARARSRFHSPQSDMADTPGKRSICSVKKRLSFPMADDNSISSPAARIRRYSEPPKVDISPVNNEEQSVEN from the exons ATGGGGAGAAAGGGGAAGTGGTTCAGTGTTGTGAAGAGTGTCTTGATTCCCAACTGCTGTCAAGGAGATCATGGCAAATCCAAGCATTCCGATCCACTCCCTACAAAAGAAGTGGAGATTACTGCTCACGATGCTGCTCAACCACTGCCACTGGCGCCCATCGAGGGGGATAAACTGACAGAGAAGGGGGATGAACAGAGCAAGCATGCTTACTCTGTGGTGGCGCTTGCTAGTGCTGTTGCCGCAGAGGCTGCAGCTGTCGCCGCTCAGGCTGCAGCAGAGGTTGTTTGCCTCACCACCTCAACAACTAGGCTTGTAGGTGAACCGAGAGAAGAGGTTGCAGCCATCAAGATCCAGACTGCTTTCAGGGGGTATCTG GCAAGAAGAGAATTGCGAATTCTGAGAGGACTGTTTAGGTTGAAGAGACTAGTTGATGGAAATGCTGTGAGGTCTCAAACCTATAACACCTTACATTGCATGCAAAAAATGGCAAGAGTTCAGACACAGATACGTGCAAGGAGGATCAGAATGACAGAGGAAAACCAGGCTCTCCAGAGGCATCTGCAACGGAAATATGAAAAGGAACTAGAGAAAGTGAAG ATCGAAGAAGAATGGGATGATAGTCTTCGGTCCAAAGAGAAAATTGAAGCAAATCTAGTGAACAGACAAGAAGCTGCTGTAAGAAGAGAAAGGGCACTAGCTTATGCATTTTCTCATCAG TGGAAGAGCTCTTCCAGATCCTTGACTCCAGCATTCACCGACCCAAGGAATCCGCAATGGGGTTGGAGCTGGTTGGAACGGTGGATGGCAGCAAGGCCATGGGAGAACCACAGGATAACAGAAACCAATGATCATGACTCCATAAGGAGTGCCACCTTCAGTCTCATCGGACAAACAATGAAACGGCGCGACACTAGCTTGGAACGCACCCCATCAGCAATTCGGAAATCAAGCCGACCTCCCAGCCGCCAGTCACCCATGACACCACAATCTAAGCCACGGTCCAGAAAGATATCGCTGAGTCCAAGAGGTGGTCGACGCTTGGTAGATGAGGATGCGAGGAGCATGGTCAGCTTTCAGTCTGAGCGGCCAAGGAGGCACAGCATTGCAGGATCATCAGCGAGAGACGACGAGAGCCTGGTGAGCTCACAGTCCATTCCGAGCTACATGGCATCCACAGAATCAGCTAGAGCCAGGTCCCGGTTCCATAGCCCACAAAGTGACATGGCTGACACTCCGGGGAAGAGATCTATTTGCTCAGTAAAGAAACGCCTTTCTTTTCCTATGGCTGACGATAACAGTATATCATCTCCTGCAGCAAGGATTAGGCGCTATTCAGAGCCTCCTAAGGTAGACATTTCCCCAGTGAATAACGAGGAACAATCAGTGGAGAATTGA
- the LOC135679385 gene encoding V-type proton ATPase subunit a1-like isoform X1, translated as MKLFDDLPSMDHLRSEDMSLVQVIIPVESAHRAVSYLGELGLLQLKDLNEDKSPFQRTFVNQVKRCGEMSRKLRFFGDQISKAGITASPCPASQQVIDLEELEVRLSEHEAELLEMNANSEKLRQTYNELLEFKLVLLKAGGFLVAAQNHAVPAETELVESIYSKKDDESLFLLEQSVQPEPSSKAGLRFISGIICKSKELTFERMLFRATRGNMFFNQAPAGEQVMDPVSGEMVEKTVFVVFFSGEQAKNKILKICQAFGASCYPVPEENSKQMQLTREVSLRLSDLEATLDAGNRHRNKALASIASQLWNWIIMVKKEKGVYDTLNMLNFDVTKKCLVGEGWCPTFAKPQIKEALEHASIHSNSQVGIIFHDMDSFESPPTYFRTNWFTHAFQEIVDAYGVARYQEANPAVYSVITFPFLFAVMFGDWGHGLCLLLGSLILILREKKLGSQKLGSFMEMAFGGRYVVLLMALFSIYCGLIYNEFFSVPFQIFGKSAYKCRDSSCSDAHTAGLIKYRDPYPFGVDPRWRGSRSELPFLNSLKMKMSILLGVSQMNLGIILSYFDAKFHGSSLDVRYQFMPQMIFLNSLFGYLALLIVIKWCTGSQADLYHVMIYMFLNPTGDLGENKLFWGQKELQILLLLMAIVAVPWMLFPKPFILRKLHTERFQGRTYGILGTSEMDLDHDPDSARRQHHEDFNFSEVFVHQMIHSIEFVLGAVSNTASYLRLWALSLAHSELSTVFYEKLLLLAWGYDSVIIRIAGLAVFAFATAFILLMMETLSAFLHALRLHWVEFMGKFYHGDGYKFKPFSFKLLADEED; from the exons ATGAAGTTGTTCGACGATTTGCCGTCGATGGATCACCTTCGATCCGAGGACATGAGCCTCGTGCAGGTCATAATCCCCGTCGAGTCCGCCCACCGCGCCGTTTCTTACCTCGGCGAGCTCGGTCTTCTCCAACTCAAAGAT TTAAATGAAGATAAGAGTCCTTTTCAACGAACATTTGTCAACCAG GTGAAGCGATGTGGGGAAATGTCACGCAAGTTAAGATTTTTCGGCGACCAGATTAGTAAGGCTGGTATTACAGCTTCTCCTTGTCCTGCTTCACAACAAGTTATTGACTTGGAAGAGCTAGAG GTGCGATTGAGCGAACATGAGGCTGAACTTCTAGAAATGAATGCAAATAGTGAGAAATTACGGCAAACATACAATGAGCTCCTTGAATTTAAGTTGGTGTTATTAAAG GCAGGTGGGTTTCTTGTtgcagctcaaaatcatgcagttCCAGCTGAGACAGAGTTAGTTGAAAGTATATACTCCAAGAAAGATGATGAGAGCCTATTTTTGCTTGAACAG TCTGTGCAGCCCGAGCCTTCAAGTAAAGCTGGCTTGAGATTCATCAGTGGGATTATATGTAAGTCAAAGGAGTTGACATTTGAGAGGATGCTTTTCCGAGCTACTAGGGGCAATATGTTCTTCAATCAGGCACCTGCCGGGGAACAGGTTATGGATCCAGTGTCTGGTGAAATG GTAGAAAAGACAGTCTTTGTAGTTTTCTTTTCAGGGGAGCAGGCTAAAAATAAAATACTGAAAATTTGTCAAGCATTTGGAGCAAGTTGCTATCCTGTGCCGGAAGAGAATAGTAAACAGATGCAACTGACTCGTGAG GTTTCATTGCGTTTGTCTGACTTAGAAGCAACACTGGATGCTGGAAACCGTCATAGAAATAAGGCCTTAGCTTCAATTGCTTCTCAACTGTGGAATTGGATAATCATG GTGAAAAAAGAGAAAGGTGTGTATGACACATTGAATATGCTCAACTTTGACGTTACAAAAAAATGCCTTGTTGGAGAAGGATGGTGTCCAACATTTGCTAAACCTCAG aTCAAGGAGGCTTTGGAACATGCATCAATTCATAGCAATTCTCAAGTGGGGATAATATTTCATGACATGGATTCTTTTGAATCTCCCCCGACATATTTCAGAACAAATTGGTTCACACATGCATTTCAGGAAATTGTTGACGCATATGG TGTTGCTAGATACCAAGAAGCAAATCCTGCTGTATACTCTGTCATAACCTTCCCATTTCTTTTTGCTGTAATGTTTGGTGACTGGGGCCATGGGTTATGCTTGTTGCTGGGATCACTGATTCTTATCCTTCGTGAGAAAAAGCTGGGATCTCAG aAACTTGGTAGCTTTATGGAGATGGCATTTGGCGGGCGTTATGTAGTACTTCTGATGGCACTTTTTTCAATATATTGTGGACTGATATACAATGAATTTTTCTCTGTTCCTTTCCAGATCTTTGGCAAATCTGCTTATAAATGCCGGGATAGCAGTTGCAG TGATGCACATACTGCTGGCCTTATTAAGTATCGTGATCCATATCCATTTGGCGTGGATCCAAGATGGCGCGGGAGTCGATCTGAATTGCCCTTTCTGAACTCCCTCAAAATGAAGATGTCAATATTATTAGGTGTGTCCCAGATGAACTTAGGCATCATACTGAGTTACTTTGATGCAAAGTTTCATGGAAGCTCCCTTGATGTACG GTATCAGTTTATGCCACAGATGATCTTTCTCAACAGCCTCTTTGGTTATCTCGCACTCCTTATTGTCATCAAATGGTGCACAGGATCTCAAGCTGATTTGTATCATGTTATGATTTATATGTTCCTTAACCCAACCGGGGATCTTGGAGAAAATAAGTTGTTTTGGGGTCAGAAAGAATTGCAG atattgttatTGCTTATGGCTATCGTAGCAGTTCCTTGGATGCTCTTTCCAAAACCATTCATCTTGAGAAAGCTTCATACAGAG AGATTTCAAGGCCGGACTTATGGTATCCTTGGGACATCAGAAATGGATCTTGATCATGATCCCGATTCTGCAAGGAGGCAGCACCATGAAGACTTCAATTTTAGTGAGGTATTTGTGCATCAGATGATACATTCTATTGAGTTTGTTCTTGGTGCCGTCTCAAACACTGCATCTTACCTCCGTCTTTGGGCCCTGAG CTTGGCACACTCAGAATTGTCAACTGTCTTCTATGAGAAATTGCTTCTGCTCGCGTGGGG GTACGACAGTGTCATCATCCGGATAGCAGGGCTCGCTGTCTTCGCTTTTGCAACAGCATTCATTTTGCTTATGATGGAAACCCTTAGTGCGTTCCTTCACGCCTTGCGTCTTCATTGGGTTGAATTCATGGGCAAGTTCTACCATGGTGATGGCTACAAATTCAAGCCTTTCTCATTCAAGTTACTAGCAGATGAGGAAGATTAA
- the LOC135585056 gene encoding serine carboxypeptidase-like 27 isoform X1, producing MGISTFTGMSPMLWLLLSLSVQLRCGLSADQESDRIGQLPGQPAVAFAQYSGYVTVDPRRGRALFYWLVEAPPAAQPAPLVLWLNGGPGCSSVGYGASEEIGPFRIRPDGWTLDVNPYAWNNVANLLFLESPAGVGFSYSNTSMDLYTAGDMRTAMDAYAFLVGWFQRFPQYEDRDFYIAGESYAGHYVPQLSQLIYRRNKGIQNPFINLKGFMVGNAVTDDYHDYLGTFEYWWTHGLISDGTYHDLNATCNLQSSEHPSVECVKNLNAATAEQGNIDPYSIYTQPCNSSRSLKSSLNGRYPWMSRAYDPCTDRYAKVYYNRPEVQRALHANVTGIQYPWDTCSDIVGNYWADSPRSMLPIYQELIAAGLRIWMFSGDTDAVVPVTATRYSIDALNLQTLISWYPWYDKGKVGGWSQVYKGLTFVTIMGAGHEVPLHHPRQAMILFRQFLKNRPMPSFSRTKTTITSWRKK from the exons ATGGGGATCTCGACCTTTACAGGCATGTCGCCGATGCTGTGGCTGCTGCTGTCGCTGTCGGTTCAGCTGAGATGCGGGCTGTCGGCGGACCAGGAGAGCGACCGGATCGGCCAGCTGCCCGGTCAGCCCGCCGTCGCCTTCGCGCAGTACTCCGGCTACGTCACCGTCGATCCCCGCCGCGGCCGCGCCCTTTTCTACTGGCTCGTCGAGGCCCCGCCCGCTGCCCAGCCTGCCCCCCTCGTGCTCTGGCTCAACGGCGGCCCCGGATGCTCGTCCGTCGGCTACGGCGCTTCCGAGGAGATCGGGCCCTTTCGCATCCGCCCCGATGGCTGGACTCTTGACGTCAATCCTTACGCTTGGAATAATG TGGCGAACTTGTTGTTCTTGGAGTCTCCTGCGGGCGTCGGCTTCTCGTACTCCAATACATCCATGGATCTGTACACTGCTGGTGACATGAGGACAG CGATGGATGCATATGCTTTTCTGGTGGGCTGGTTTCAGAGGTTTCCTCAGTACGAGGACAGAGATTTCTACATAGCAGGAGAGAGTTATGCAG GGCATTATGTTCCTCAGTTGTCCCAGCTTATCTACAGGAGAAATAAAGGGATTCAGAACCCCTTCATTAATTTGAAAGGGTtcatg GTGGGCAATGCTGTTACTGATGATTACCATGATTATTTGGGTACATTTGAGTACTGGTGGACGCATGGCCTGATCTCCGATGGCACCTACCATGATCTGAATGCCACATGCAATCTCCAATCCTCAGAGCATCCTTCGGTTGAGTGCGTGAAGAACCTCAATGCAGCCACTGCAGAGCAGGGCAATATCGATCCCTACAGCATATATACTCAACCTTGCAATTCATCTAGGTCTCTTAAAAGTAGCCTAAATGGTCGCTAT CCTTGGATGTCAAGAGCATATGATCCCTGCACTGACAGATATGCCAAAGTATACTACAATCGTCCTGAAGTGCAGAGAGCGCTCCATGCAAATGTTACAGGAATTCAATATCCTTGGGATACATGCAG TGATATTGTAGGAAACTATTGGGCAGATTCTCCTAGGTCCATGCTACCTATTTATCAGGAGTTAATTGCAGCTGGTCTAAGAATATGGATGTTCAG TGGAGACACTGATGCGGTGGTACCTGTGACTGCAACTAGATACTCCATTGATGCTcttaacctccaaaccctaataAGTTGGTATCCTTGGTATGACAAAGGAAAG GTTGGTGGATGGAGCCAAGTTTACAAAGGTTTGACATTTGTGACGATTATGGGAGCAGGGCATGAAGTCCCTCTTCATCACCCTCGGCAAGCTATGATACTATTTAGACAATTCCTAAAGAATCGCCCCATGCCAAG TTTCTCCAGAACAAAAACTACAATCACCAGTTGGAGGAAGAAATAA
- the LOC135585056 gene encoding serine carboxypeptidase-like 27 isoform X2, with protein sequence MGISTFTGMSPMLWLLLSLSVQLRCGLSADQESDRIGQLPGQPAVAFAQYSGYVTVDPRRGRALFYWLVEAPPAAQPAPLVLWLNGGPGCSSVGYGASEEIGPFRIRPDGWTLDVNPYAWNNVANLLFLESPAGVGFSYSNTSMDLYTAGDMRTAMDAYAFLVGWFQRFPQYEDRDFYIAGESYAGHYVPQLSQLIYRRNKGIQNPFINLKGFMVGNAVTDDYHDYLGTFEYWWTHGLISDGTYHDLNATCNLQSSEHPSVECVKNLNAATAEQGNIDPYSIYTQPCNSSRSLKSSLNGRYPWMSRAYDPCTDRYAKVYYNRPEVQRALHANVTGIQYPWDTCSDIVGNYWADSPRSMLPIYQELIAAGLRIWMFSGDTDAVVPVTATRYSIDALNLQTLISWYPWYDKGKVGGWSQVYKGLTFVTIMGAGHEVPLHHPRQAMILFRQFLKNRPMPR encoded by the exons ATGGGGATCTCGACCTTTACAGGCATGTCGCCGATGCTGTGGCTGCTGCTGTCGCTGTCGGTTCAGCTGAGATGCGGGCTGTCGGCGGACCAGGAGAGCGACCGGATCGGCCAGCTGCCCGGTCAGCCCGCCGTCGCCTTCGCGCAGTACTCCGGCTACGTCACCGTCGATCCCCGCCGCGGCCGCGCCCTTTTCTACTGGCTCGTCGAGGCCCCGCCCGCTGCCCAGCCTGCCCCCCTCGTGCTCTGGCTCAACGGCGGCCCCGGATGCTCGTCCGTCGGCTACGGCGCTTCCGAGGAGATCGGGCCCTTTCGCATCCGCCCCGATGGCTGGACTCTTGACGTCAATCCTTACGCTTGGAATAATG TGGCGAACTTGTTGTTCTTGGAGTCTCCTGCGGGCGTCGGCTTCTCGTACTCCAATACATCCATGGATCTGTACACTGCTGGTGACATGAGGACAG CGATGGATGCATATGCTTTTCTGGTGGGCTGGTTTCAGAGGTTTCCTCAGTACGAGGACAGAGATTTCTACATAGCAGGAGAGAGTTATGCAG GGCATTATGTTCCTCAGTTGTCCCAGCTTATCTACAGGAGAAATAAAGGGATTCAGAACCCCTTCATTAATTTGAAAGGGTtcatg GTGGGCAATGCTGTTACTGATGATTACCATGATTATTTGGGTACATTTGAGTACTGGTGGACGCATGGCCTGATCTCCGATGGCACCTACCATGATCTGAATGCCACATGCAATCTCCAATCCTCAGAGCATCCTTCGGTTGAGTGCGTGAAGAACCTCAATGCAGCCACTGCAGAGCAGGGCAATATCGATCCCTACAGCATATATACTCAACCTTGCAATTCATCTAGGTCTCTTAAAAGTAGCCTAAATGGTCGCTAT CCTTGGATGTCAAGAGCATATGATCCCTGCACTGACAGATATGCCAAAGTATACTACAATCGTCCTGAAGTGCAGAGAGCGCTCCATGCAAATGTTACAGGAATTCAATATCCTTGGGATACATGCAG TGATATTGTAGGAAACTATTGGGCAGATTCTCCTAGGTCCATGCTACCTATTTATCAGGAGTTAATTGCAGCTGGTCTAAGAATATGGATGTTCAG TGGAGACACTGATGCGGTGGTACCTGTGACTGCAACTAGATACTCCATTGATGCTcttaacctccaaaccctaataAGTTGGTATCCTTGGTATGACAAAGGAAAG GTTGGTGGATGGAGCCAAGTTTACAAAGGTTTGACATTTGTGACGATTATGGGAGCAGGGCATGAAGTCCCTCTTCATCACCCTCGGCAAGCTATGATACTATTTAGACAATTCCTAAAGAATCGCCCCATGCCAAG ATGA